GATTGACGATGCAGAAGGAAAACATCCGCAACAGCACTTTTAGAGGCAACGACTATGCCGGCCGCAGCTTGCCCTTCCCGGAATACGAAGGCTGCGAATTCTTGGACTGCAATTTTGCAAAAGCAGACTTGAGCGAGGTCAATTTCATCGATTGCCGCTTCTCGGGCTGCAATCTTGGCAATGCCAAGCTGGAAGGTACGGGCTTGAAGGGCGTGTTTTTCAAGGATTGCAAGCTGATCGGATTGGATTTTTCTGCCTGCAACGACTTTCTCCTCGATCTGGGTTTCGATGGCTGCAACCTCGATTTTGCCTATTTTCACAAGAAAAAGCTCAAAAAGACAAAATTTGTCAACTGCACGATCGCCGAGGCCAATTTTACCGAATCCGATTTGTCCCAGGCAGTTTTTGATGGTTGTGACTTGAAGCGCACCGTGTTTCAAGCCTCGCAGTTGCGCGGTGCAGACTTCCGCACAGCCCGAAACTACAGCATCGATCCTGATAAAAATGCCGTAAAGGGTGCCAAATTCAGCTATCCGGACGTCTTGGGCTTGCTCGACAAGTTTGGAATTGAAATTGAATGAATTGACTTCTGGGACTTTGTATTGGCCCGACGCCAAACTCATTTTCTTGCATCGATTTCAGTGCCCCGAGACACGAAAACCGCTTATCTTTGACGTTTGGATTGAAATGAAGCGTCGAGGTGTTTTATGAGATTGGTTGATTCAGGAAAGAAATTCAAGGTCGTTTATTCGCTGTACGAGCATGAATTTTTGGGTTGTCTTTTTTCTTCGCATGTCGTGCAAGAGCTTGACAATGGGAGCCTTAGCCTGACCTACCAAGCGCTGATGCCCGAGAATATGTCGCAGTTCAACCACATGCTCGACAACGAGGACAGGGCCTTGGTCAAACATCTTGACAAACTTACCAGCGATGAGATTGTCAAGAAATTTGGCGGAACGGTGCGCAACATCAGCGAATTTTTCTCCAAAAAGTTCCACGATGCGATCAAAGACACTGTGCTTCGGTACGTAGATCGCCTGATGTTGGAAGCAATCCCCATGTTACGCAACAAACCCCTTTTTGAATCAAGCAGGGACGGTTATCCAGCCAAAACCCGTTTGAGCATTGCCGATGATCTCGCATCGGTACGCTTTTATTTTCGCCGCAATGCAGATGAAACGCGGTATTTTCCGATGGTCTACCGCAACAACGTCAGGCTTTCCGTCTGTCGAAAAGATGCAAAGGTCATCGTGGAAGAGCCCGCTTGGATGATGCTGGGAACGGAAATTTTCACTTTTGACCAAGATATTGAGGCGCGCAAGATGCGTCCATTCTTTTCCAAACCCCATATTTCGATTCCAAAAGCCGTTGAGGAAAAGTACTTCAAAGGATTCGTCCCTCAAATCGTCAGCAAATACGAGGTCGATACCGAGGGCATGCGGATATCCTACATTCGGCGCGACCCAAAGTTTAGATTTGTGGTAGATGCGACCGGCAATGGCCTTTTGTCCATGGAGTTGCGTGTGCAATACGGGGATTTCGATCTCAAGCCCAACCACCAAAAGGATGTCGACGTCGTGGTGGGACAACAAGACAACGACTTCATCTTCTACAAGATTTTCCGCAATCAAGAAGCCGAACGTGACGTCGTTTTGTACATGGAACGCTTGCTCGGCGGAAGTAACTTGCTGGATATGGGCATGATGGGCCGGCAATCTGGACTGCAATGGCTTTCAGAAAATGTACGTGAGCTCGTTTCCAACGGCATCGAAGTCGTGCAAGACGGTGAAGTTCAGAATCTCACGTTTGAACGCCCCGAAATTGTATTCGAGACCAAAGACGCGGGCGACTGGTTTGATATCAAAGCCATGGTGCATATTGCAGGCTTCATAATTCCCTTTTTGAAGTTCAGGAAGCACATTATGCAAGGCAAACGGGACTACGTGCTGCCCAATGGTGCCACGGCGATCCTTCCCGAAGAGTGGTTTTCAGATTACCGTCACCTGCTCGAAATTGCGGAGCAACGCGACGACGATACCTTGAGCATTCGCAAGTATCAGGCGGTTGTGTTGGACATGCCGATGGGGAACAAATCCAATTTCAAGCAGAAAATCGGGGATTTGGTTTCCTCGATGGAAATCAAGGAGTACGACCTCCCGCGTGGGCTCAAAGCCGATTTGCGCAGCTACCAAAAACAGGGATACGATTGGCTCGGATTTCTCCAGGAATACAGCTTTGGCGGTATCTTGGCCGATGACATGGGTTTGGGAAAAACGCTTCAAACGCTCTCTTTGCTTCAACGCGAAAAGGAGAATGGTCCGACGCAAGCATCTTTGGTAGTGATGCCGACTTCGCTGATATACAACTGGGTAGCGGAGGCCAGGAAGTTTACGCCATCACTGAAGGTGCTCATCCACACGGGTTCCCAACGCAATACAGATCCCCTCGAATTTTCCCAATACGACGTCATTTTTACGACTTACGGCTTGGTGCGTTCCGATCTCGAAATGCTGGCCAAGTTTCCGTTTCATTATTTGATCTTGGACGAAAGTCAAATGATCAAGAATCCGAGCTCCAAAACTGCCAAGGCGGTCAAGGATCTTGTCGCCAAACACCGACTTTCGCTCACGGGCACGCCCGTGGAAAACACATTGCTCGACCTTTGGTCGCAAATGACCTTCCTCAATCCGGGATTGCTCGGCGGCGAAACGTTTTTCCGCGATTTTTACGTGACCCCGATCGAGAAATTTCGCGATGCAGCCCGCGCAGAGCGCTTGCGCAAAATGATCCACCCCTTCATTCTGCGCCGCACCAAATCCCAAGTTGCCCTCGAATTGCCACCCAAGGTTGAGCAGGTGCACTTTTGCGAGATGACTGACGCGCAGCGTGGACTCTACGAGGAAACCAAAAATGCCTACCGCAATTTCCTCTTGGGAATGGACGAAGCGGAATTCGGGACCAAGAAGCTGAACATCCTCGCAGGCCTTCAAAAGCTACGACAAATCGCGATTCACCCCCAATTGGTGGAAGAGGGACAGGATTATGAACTCTCCGAATCCGGTAAATTCCAGGAATATGAGCGGCTTTTGGAGGAAGTGATTTCCAAAGGCGCCAAAGTGCTCGTCTTTTCGCAGTTTGTACGGCTTCTCAAGATTCTTGAGGCCGATTTGCAGAAAAAGGGCGTCACGTATTGTTATCTCGACGGTTCGACGGTTGATCGTCAGGCGCAAGTCGAGCGATTTCAAACTGATCCGGATGTGCAGGTTTTCCTCATCAGCCTCAAAGCAGGGGGTGTGGGTCTGAACTTGACAGCGGCTGAATATGTCTTCATCCTTGACCCGTGGTGGAATCCCGCGGCTGAGCGCCAAGCGGTTGATAGAAGTCACCGTATCGGTCAAACCGCAACGGTATTTTCCTACAAATTCATTTCCAAAGACACGATCGAAGAAAAGATCGTAAAGCTGCAAGAGCGCAAGTCACAACTCTCAGATGCGGTCATTTCCGAAGAAAAGGAATTGTTCAAACAGTTGAATTTGAAAGACTTGGTCGAATTGTTTTCTTGATATCTGCGCGGAGAACAGGAAGGCCCGATTATCTGGCAACCACAAATTTCCGTGTCAGATTCATCGCCTCATATCCTTTGGGAGCCTTGTGCAGTTTGACATTGAGCAAATAGGCGCCGGTGCTTTTTTCGCTCATGTCGAGGTGGAGTTTGTTTTCTCCGGCGACCACGTGCTGATCGGGGAGGCTCAATACGCGGCGGCCCTGTAAATCATGGACTTCCATTTGAACCACAAGGTCGGCTACAGACCAGAGATTGACATTGTAGGCGGCATTGTCATCGGGGGTGATGGAAACCAATTCCAAAGGAATCGTACTGCCTTCAACGATCCTGACAATGTTGGAGAATTGCGTTTTTCCGTCTTGATCCACCATTTTGAGGCGGTAATAGACGGTAGATGCGCCCGATTTGGGGTCGTTGTAGCTGTAATTGACATTGCCCAAACTGCCGTTGCCTTTGGCCGATACGGTGCCAATGGTCTTGAATCCAGTGGGTTGCAGGCTGCGTTCGACTTCGTAGCGGTCAAGCTTCAATTCCTCGGCACTTGTCCATGAGAGTCGAATCAGATTGGCTTCTTCACGGGCGGCAAACGTCACCAATTGTGCCGGAACGATGATCGTGGAAATGCGAACGTCGTCGATGGCGACGGAGGGATCCGTACCGCTTCCATTTCCATTGTTTCTCCAATTGAAGCCGACGCGCACATTGGGATTGTTGTTGAATGCAGCAGGCAATGCCAGTGTATAGGTCGTCCACTGACCTTGGCTGTAGCCGTTACAGGCACCGCAGCAGACGCTCGTCAAGCAATATTGAAATCCAACAGGCCAAGTTGCGCCATTGTCGGTGCTGAGCCGGAGTTGCGCTCGGTCGTCGGAGCAGGCGGCACTTCCAAAAGCTATGAAGTCAAAAGAAAGCGTATTGGACGAATATCCAACCGTGGAAATCGTTGGGGAAACAGCCGTTTTGAAAGTCGCATTGGTTATGCCAGTTTCATTAAAGGTCGCTCCATTGTCGCCACCGGCACCTGGATCGGCGCCGATATGCAAAGAGGCATCACCGATGCAAGTACTACCGCAACCGGGTGGCACGATACCTTCCTCCGCACAGCTTACAAACCAATCGTTGGGAGAACCACCGGAAACACCGCCATCGTTGTTGAGTACAGTCCAGCCAGCATAGGTGTTTGCAAGGCAGTTGGCGGTGCAGCCATTGTTGAAGTTCACGCTGTAAAAAACAGACTGCGCGGAAAGCGCAGTTGACATTGACAACAACAATGCAGCAAGGAAGAAACCTTTAGAATAAACCCTCATACGAATGACCAATGGTACTATTTCCTGCCGAAGTAGGCACAACGCTGGACGTGAAATTAGAAATAAATCTTTAAAGGTACCCGAAAACTTGCATTGCCAAATAGATCCAAGCAGGAACCAAGGTCGCTATTGCGGCCTGCATCCGGTTGATTTTGATAAGAATAGCCGTCGATGGCAAGCTGATCAGCGCTGTTGCGATACAGAATTCTTGCCATTGCCCTTCCAAAGCCCAACTTGCAAGTAGCGCGGCACTCACAAGCGCAAAAACGCCCAGCATGCGAAACCATCGTTGCCAGCCACTTAGCCAATCCCGGTACCAAAGCACGATCGAATCACCTTGTCTGAAGGCGTCGAAGGCAATACTTCCCAGCGCGGTGGTTCCGAGCAAAACCATCATCCATTCTTTGGGAAAGCCGATCATGGGCCCACCAAAGGCAGCAAACCCAGCCAATCCCGCTCCGAATAGGGCCATTACTTCCAAGAGATTGCGCAGAATCGGCACTTTTCTAAGTTCCAATGGCGCTTCATTCAGCAAAAAAAGCAAACCCCAAATCACCATTCCCGCAAAAAATACCCTTTCCGAAATGGCCAATCCAAGCCCGGTAATCAAAATCAGCAGGCCGTTGCGAACCAATCGCTGTGGTTTCTGCGGATCAAAGGGCGCGAATTTGGATTGCGAATTGGCCGGCTGAATCGCATTCGGCAGCTTAAAAATGCCTGCAAACGCACCCAAACCCATTCCAAGTCCCAAAAGCAGCGGAAACCAAAACAACGTCGTCGGATTCAGCGACCAGTTTCCCGGATAGGACTTCAAAGCCAAACCTGCACCGATCACAAAATTGCCGATGCCAAGTGCAACCGCTCCCCAAGGAATCGCCGCCAAAATCAAGCCCATCCATTTCCCCGAATGCCGCAGCAAAATGAAAAAGACAAGCAGCAAATCCAAGCAAAGTAAAAAGAGGACGGTGCTCTGATCATCCGGCTGATACGTCAATCCAAAGTTGTCGACGACCCAGCCGAGGAGCCGCGGAATCGTTCCCGACAAAAACAGCACGGTATAGATGCAAATCGTGCCCAAAATCGCTCTCAGGATGCTTTTTGTTTTGATGCGCAAATAGTTGAACGAGGCAATCACCAACAAGATGATCTCAATGCGGATGCCCATGGTCGCGCCGCGGGACAGGCTCGCGCCACCGACCGTGATGTAGGCATAGAATACATCTTGCCAACTGTTGATCGCCAGGTAGTTCATCTTCGCGCCGACCCCTCCGCGCAAAATCAAGTCGATGATCGGCGCCGTCAGCGCGATCGTAAAGGATACGACAACCAACTTGGCCACGCGCTGCATGGGCGCACCCGAAAACAGGTTCAATTGCAGCATGAAAGCCAGCACAATGAAAGCAAACCAGAGCCCGATGTGGGTGACGTCATCCAGCGTGAACAACCGCTGCGTGGAGAAGAATTCGAGGGCCAACCGAACGGCGAGAATGGCAAAAAACAGGATGAAATAGCGGCTTGCAGGCGCAGGATTGCCCTCGATGCGATCGACAACCGTGACAAACAGCGCCTGTATTTTCTTGAGCATCCCGCGAGATTAATGCGTGAAGATATACATATTTCCTATCGCAGCTTGGGTTCCCCTGAGGGAGTCCACCGCCTCGATCGCCCCCATCCAAAAGCTGTTTTTGCCTGCTCGGATTTCTTGGTCTTCCATCATCGGCCGCACGATGTAATCGTTCCACATCCCAAGATTGATGTGGATCCCAAGCTGATAGGTTTTGTGGCTGATTTGGCTTGTCCACTGGAATTGCGGCTCTACTTTGCAGATAGCCTCAGCGCGAATGCCATGTGGATGATACCTTGATTGCTGTCCTAGTAGTTTCAAATTTCCATCAAGGTCTAACTGCAAGAGGATGCTCAGTTCATCCATTCCTGTTTCAAAATGAATCCAATAGATCGCCTTGGCGTTTCCCGCAGCGATCAGGTTGGCAGCCTCCGTAAACTCCGCCAATTGGATACTGGCAAAATATTCGGCAGTATCCTTGGGAATATGGTACGCATATAGGGTGTTTTCTGTGGCAGTGACATTCGGAAGAAACGGGAGGACTTTATAGTGTTTGCCAGCGCTGGACCGCCCTCGCATGGACAAAGGTTTTTTTTCGGCATTGGCAAAAGCGCCATTCAACCAAATCGCCTTTGGACTGAAGTGCAAGCGCCAAGCAGGATGGGTAGAATCCTCAGGAATCAACACAGACAACGGCCATTTTCCGCTTCTGCTCCAGACGGCGTCCTTACTCGACCGCATCCCAAAATGAAAGGTAGAATCGATTTCGCTCCATTCAGAAAGGAAGAAATTGGTGTAGTTCCCTTGTTCTGTTGGGGAATAGGTGACCAGCATACAATCATGCACGAACTGGATGTCGTCCCCATTGTCGATGCCTGTTACCAAATGGCATAGCCAGTATTTTTCGGTCGTTGGGGCATAGAGCAACGGCTTTTCCTCTGGCAGTGGACGGGAATTCGAGCAACCAAACGAAACGAAAATGCTGATGATTAGGGTAATAACAATTCCAAGGTGGTTGCTGATTCTTGCCACCAAGGCACCAAGGCACCAAGGATCAGCTGCAATACTTGGTGCCTTGGTACCTTCGTGGCTAAATTGTCCACTTTTCACTAATAACTTTTCACTTTTCACTTTCCATCACCCCCGGACCTTTTCGCTCGTGCAATTTCATTTGCAGGGCCACCATCGCTCTTGCCGTTGCAAAAACATATTCCTCTTTGACGTAACGCGCATTCGGAATGGGGAAAAATCCACCGTCCCAATGCCCGTCTTCTCCTTGACTTTGTATCAAAAATTGAATGCCATTTTCAGTGGCGATGTGTCCGACATTCCCGATCAGATCCGGATAAGCAGCGAGCATCAAGGCCGTTTCCAGTTCTGCAGAAATACGCTTGGGTTGCGCTGGATCGCCCGAATCCCAATACAATTTACCTTGTTGTGCGCTGAAAATATAATCTGCGGTTTGCTGGATGGGCAAGGCAAATTCCTTGGAATTTTCCTGCCGCAACGCACGCATCACCGGCCAAAGTGCGTAGGCTTTCACACCGTAATATTCCCAGGTTTTGCCCCAATTTTTCTCCGCATTCTGTTGTTGCAACAACCAAGACCAAGCTGCCTTGGGATACAAAGGCTCCATTTTTACAGCCTCAAATGCAGACAAAACAAAGGCCGTCACCGAAGGGAAAGCCTTGTTTTCCAGCACATCCGGATTCCCAATTTCCCATTCTCCAGTCGGTTTTTGGAGCTTACGAATCGTATCCATCCTCGGCTGAATTTTTTCGGGACCATAAATGTCGGCCAACAAGATGAAATACTCCGAAGTCGTTTCCAGGCAATAGGATGCGCGGCATTTGACGTTGTGGCAGAGCAATCCCGCTGGGTTTTCATTCGCTGCGAGAAATTGCATCGCCTTGCGGAACGTTTCGTCTGCCGTATCCTTGCGAACTGCATAAATCGCCGTCGCCGCCTCGACCGTTTCCCAGATGTCAAACAATGGATTGACCGTATCGCAGATGGCTCCGTCCTCCCGTTGAATGCTAGCGAAGAATTCAACGCCTTTATCCAGTGCCTTTTCTGTCGGAGATTTGCTGCAGCCAACCACCAACAGCAATCCGACAAGAATCCCCAAGCAAGCCCATAAACCGTCTTTCCTTGGTGTCTTGGTGTCTTGGTGGCAAAAAGAACTTCGTGTCTTCGTGTCTTCGTGGCAAAATTTCGCAACAGGATCCCCCACCGGTACGGCACCAACAAAATCCTTGATTCTTTCGCAACCAACCATCCCCTAAATCTAAGCCCAAACCAAGAAAATAACCAAACCCGCAAGCGAAGCCAACAACAGCGGGAAAATCAATTTCTCATTGTAGGGCTTCCGATACAACAGGTAAATATGCAACAGCGCAGCTCCGGCATTCAGCGGATAAGCCCAAGCAACATCCAACAAAATCCCACCCATCACATACGTCGCCAAGGTCGCCAAGGCGATCACCAACCGTGCATTCCGCTCGCCAAGGAGCACCGGCAACGTCGCAACACCCGTAGCCTTGTCGCCGGCAATGTCCTTTAAATCAATGAAATTCGCAGCCAACGAAAGCGGCACCAAGATGAAAATCGACCAAATCCAAGGGAATGTAGCCCATTCGCCGCCCGCCATGACGTAGCCGCAAACCGTCACCATCCATCCATTCATCCCGATGATCAATTTTGCAATCACGGGCACCCGCTTGAGCCGCAATGGCCGACAGGAATAGACATAATATCCGATGGAAATCCCTACGATTCCCCAAAAAAGATCGAGCTCAAGTCCTGATTGCCAGAGCATTGGAAACACCAACGCGAATCCCAGCGCAAGCGCTTGCGACAGCACGCCCGCAAGCAGGTAGCTGCGCTTGTTCACGCTCCCGCGCACGAGCGGGCGGTCGGGATTGCTGATGCGATCCGCCTCCAAATCCTCCAAATTGTTGGTGACGATGGCAAACACGGCTGCATAACTGAGTGTGATCAGCATAGCTAAAAATTCCAGTCCCGATTCGGCCCAATCGACCATCGCCGTTTGCCCCGTTTCATGGATCCGAATGGCCATTCCCAATGCACCGAGCGTCAAAAAGTACAAAATCCGTGGGAAAACGAAGGTCGCCCAAAATCGCCCGCGTCAGCGCCGGACGCAGCCAAAGCCCGACCAAGGGTGGTGCCAAACTTCCCGCAATCATCAATCCCAATGCTATCCACACGTCCAATTGCATCTTTGATCTTCTCCTGCAGCATACAAATGAATCCCTGCAGGCAGTGCAATGTTATCTGTTTTGCCCGCCAAAAGAAAATCCCCGAAGGTTTCGGGCCTTCGGGGATCACCGGAAAATGGTGCTTTGGGTTTTCAGGATGATCCTGGATTCAGGTCAACAATCTGACGTGAAGGTAGATGTATCCCTTTTCTGCATTTTTGGCGAATTGAGCATTTGAATGATTCTTTGAGAGATTGGTGGATTTGGAGTGGACTTCGGGAATTGTTCTCTCTTAGCCTCTACCTTCACCGCCCCTGCAAAATTTCTAACATTTTCGGGTCGGCCACAGCCCGTTCAAGGGGCATTCCATTGAAGTGCAAATTGGGATCCAACCCTTTTCCAAGTAGGTACTTCACAAAGTTGTAGTCCTTTTGCATCACTGCCGATTGGAACAAGTTCCGCGCTGTGGTCACACGGTTGATTTTGTAACCTGCCTCGACGCATTCCCTTGCAAAGTCGGTATAGCCATATTGGTAAATCATAGCGACTGGGTCATAACCGAGATAGCGATTCATGGCATTGACATTTGCTCCTTTCGAAATGAGGTAACGGACAAGTGGAATGCGTGCTTCCAACCACATTAGGGGATCATCTCCCGGAATGTCGGGCCCTTCAGGGTCGATGCTGATTCTCATTTGCGGTTCACTGACGGCCTTGGTAAATGCACTTTCACCCGCTTTGGTCGTATCGTTGACCTGGAATTTTAACGTATCGATAAGGTATTTTGCGAGCGCTAAATCGTTGCGCAAACAGGCAGCCATCAATAATGTGGTGCCATCCAATGCCTTTTTTTCAGGATTGGCCCCATTGCGAATCATCCATTTTGCCAAGTCAAGATTGGATTCGCCTGAGGGTAGCGTCTGATTCTGAAAGGCCCAAGCGTACCCAAGATGCAGCAATGGCGTGTATCCTGCTCGGTCGGCTTTGTTGGGATCTGCGCCATGGATCACGAGATATTGCGCCCACTTGATGTCGCCTTGGTGCATCGTAGAGATTAGGACTGTATGTCCCAAAGAATCGGCAATGTCGAGTTTCGGATTGTAGTTTAGAATGGTTTGCAAAATCGAATCCCTTTTTTGCCCTACAATGCCAGGAATATAGGCGAATTGCAGCAAACTTGCACCGCGATGATCACGGGCATCAATGCTCAAGCCATGGGAAAGCAGGAATTTCAGCCCGGCGACGTCGCCTTTCCGGATGCAGGCTTGCCATAAAGAAGGTCCATAAA
This genomic window from Bacteroidota bacterium contains:
- a CDS encoding DEAD/DEAH box helicase family protein, whose protein sequence is MRLVDSGKKFKVVYSLYEHEFLGCLFSSHVVQELDNGSLSLTYQALMPENMSQFNHMLDNEDRALVKHLDKLTSDEIVKKFGGTVRNISEFFSKKFHDAIKDTVLRYVDRLMLEAIPMLRNKPLFESSRDGYPAKTRLSIADDLASVRFYFRRNADETRYFPMVYRNNVRLSVCRKDAKVIVEEPAWMMLGTEIFTFDQDIEARKMRPFFSKPHISIPKAVEEKYFKGFVPQIVSKYEVDTEGMRISYIRRDPKFRFVVDATGNGLLSMELRVQYGDFDLKPNHQKDVDVVVGQQDNDFIFYKIFRNQEAERDVVLYMERLLGGSNLLDMGMMGRQSGLQWLSENVRELVSNGIEVVQDGEVQNLTFERPEIVFETKDAGDWFDIKAMVHIAGFIIPFLKFRKHIMQGKRDYVLPNGATAILPEEWFSDYRHLLEIAEQRDDDTLSIRKYQAVVLDMPMGNKSNFKQKIGDLVSSMEIKEYDLPRGLKADLRSYQKQGYDWLGFLQEYSFGGILADDMGLGKTLQTLSLLQREKENGPTQASLVVMPTSLIYNWVAEARKFTPSLKVLIHTGSQRNTDPLEFSQYDVIFTTYGLVRSDLEMLAKFPFHYLILDESQMIKNPSSKTAKAVKDLVAKHRLSLTGTPVENTLLDLWSQMTFLNPGLLGGETFFRDFYVTPIEKFRDAARAERLRKMIHPFILRRTKSQVALELPPKVEQVHFCEMTDAQRGLYEETKNAYRNFLLGMDEAEFGTKKLNILAGLQKLRQIAIHPQLVEEGQDYELSESGKFQEYERLLEEVISKGAKVLVFSQFVRLLKILEADLQKKGVTYCYLDGSTVDRQAQVERFQTDPDVQVFLISLKAGGVGLNLTAAEYVFILDPWWNPAAERQAVDRSHRIGQTATVFSYKFISKDTIEEKIVKLQERKSQLSDAVISEEKELFKQLNLKDLVELFS
- a CDS encoding UbiA prenyltransferase family protein; translated protein: MYFLTLGALGMAIRIHETGQTAMVDWAESGLEFLAMLITLSYAAVFAIVTNNLEDLEADRISNPDRPLVRGSVNKRSYLLAGVLSQALALGFALVFPMLWQSGLELDLFWGIVGISIGYYVYSCRPLRLKRVPVIAKLIIGMNGWMVTVCGYVMAGGEWATFPWIWSIFILVPLSLAANFIDLKDIAGDKATGVATLPVLLGERNARLVIALATLATYVMGGILLDVAWAYPLNAGAALLHIYLLYRKPYNEKLIFPLLLASLAGLVIFLVWA
- a CDS encoding pentapeptide repeat-containing protein is translated as MQKENIRNSTFRGNDYAGRSLPFPEYEGCEFLDCNFAKADLSEVNFIDCRFSGCNLGNAKLEGTGLKGVFFKDCKLIGLDFSACNDFLLDLGFDGCNLDFAYFHKKKLKKTKFVNCTIAEANFTESDLSQAVFDGCDLKRTVFQASQLRGADFRTARNYSIDPDKNAVKGAKFSYPDVLGLLDKFGIEIE